A genomic segment from Candidatus Poribacteria bacterium encodes:
- a CDS encoding methyltransferase domain-containing protein: protein MNTDNLERINCPICERDETELLFNKDSLSVVVCKQCRLRYVNPRVDRQTLESEYIETYYPPDKVDRIQTDSMEWLQMTERLTELEKRHRNKGRLLDVGCGIGTFLHLAREQGWESHGVEPSKSGSTFAKEEHKLDVQCGDLFDADFPSAHFDAITLYHVLEHISELNPFLSELRRILKPAGTEEKAGTLVIEVPNGEGLQSRLQKADWPYVHPRDHLYYFSAHSLPKLLRKHGFRNIMLGKPKRVSPSAGINFVLRQAATAALVRFHLGTVIRVYAS from the coding sequence ATGAACACAGACAACCTTGAACGTATCAACTGTCCTATATGTGAACGCGATGAGACGGAGCTGCTCTTTAATAAGGATTCCCTATCGGTGGTTGTTTGTAAGCAGTGCCGATTGCGGTATGTCAATCCGCGAGTCGATCGTCAAACGCTTGAATCGGAGTATATTGAGACCTATTATCCACCTGATAAAGTGGATCGCATCCAGACAGACAGTATGGAATGGTTGCAGATGACGGAGCGTCTCACGGAATTAGAGAAGCGGCATCGGAACAAAGGACGACTGCTGGATGTCGGGTGTGGTATCGGTACCTTTCTTCACCTCGCGCGAGAACAGGGGTGGGAATCACACGGCGTTGAACCTTCCAAGAGCGGTAGTACTTTTGCAAAAGAAGAGCATAAACTGGATGTGCAGTGTGGAGACCTTTTTGATGCTGATTTTCCGTCCGCACATTTTGACGCAATCACGCTCTACCATGTGTTAGAACACATCTCTGAACTCAATCCGTTTCTCAGTGAGTTACGTCGGATTCTGAAACCTGCAGGAACTGAGGAAAAGGCGGGCACCTTGGTCATTGAAGTCCCGAACGGTGAGGGGCTGCAGAGCCGTCTCCAGAAAGCGGATTGGCCTTATGTCCATCCGCGGGATCATCTCTACTATTTCTCTGCGCACTCCTTGCCGAAATTGCTTCGGAAGCACGGTTTTCGTAACATCATGTTGGGGAAGCCGAAGCGCGTTAGTCCATCAGCAGGTATCAATTTCGTACTCCGTCAAGCGGCGACCGCTGCACTCGTCCGATTTCACTTAGGCACAGTGATTCGGGTGTATGCAAGTTAG
- a CDS encoding nucleotide exchange factor GrpE, protein MSEVKEIHIKAEVEEVSTDDTEASTDNETTDNKEKTIATRMREMAEGALDTVKSEVKKEIEERVSRVEKTAANLKSDVKKEVEVIVQRVREQYESEREDLLLTEIEKEVDTAVQQVHEEYKEERDRLLRTAAEAENTKKRLLADYQRQLKFANEGILEGMVPVLDSLEAAIKSAAEKVETDDASPEFTSFNEGVELVHKQLLDALKIHGLEPIEAVGEAFDPNQHEALLVTPSDDVPEGQIIEEFRRGYMLHTRVLRASQVVVSQGPAEKEEEEPNDASDDTETTDAVEEA, encoded by the coding sequence ATGTCTGAAGTTAAAGAGATACACATAAAAGCAGAAGTAGAAGAAGTGTCTACTGATGATACAGAAGCATCTACCGATAACGAGACCACCGACAATAAAGAAAAAACGATTGCCACCCGCATGCGAGAAATGGCAGAAGGGGCACTTGACACCGTTAAATCGGAAGTTAAGAAAGAGATAGAAGAACGCGTTTCGCGGGTTGAAAAAACCGCTGCGAACCTCAAATCGGACGTTAAAAAAGAGGTAGAAGTTATCGTCCAAAGAGTACGGGAGCAATACGAATCGGAACGCGAGGATCTGTTGCTAACAGAAATCGAAAAAGAGGTAGATACTGCTGTACAACAGGTGCATGAGGAATACAAAGAGGAACGCGACCGACTCCTACGCACAGCGGCAGAAGCTGAAAATACCAAAAAACGCTTGCTGGCCGACTACCAGCGACAACTTAAGTTCGCTAACGAAGGGATTCTTGAAGGAATGGTCCCGGTGCTGGACAGCCTCGAAGCCGCAATTAAAAGTGCCGCCGAGAAAGTTGAGACAGACGATGCCTCGCCAGAGTTTACAAGTTTCAACGAAGGTGTAGAACTCGTTCACAAACAATTATTGGACGCGCTCAAAATCCACGGGCTTGAGCCAATTGAAGCGGTTGGTGAAGCATTCGATCCGAATCAGCACGAAGCACTCCTCGTCACGCCATCGGACGATGTACCAGAGGGGCAAATAATTGAGGAATTTCGGCGTGGCTATATGTTACATACCCGTGTCCTACGCGCCTCACAAGTTGTGGTCTCGCAGGGACCGGCTGAAAAAGAAGAAGAGGAACCAAACGACGCATCAGACGATACGGAGACCACCGACGCTGTTGAAGAGGCATAG
- a CDS encoding PIG-L family deacetylase, whose translation MSKKQINVLVFGAHPDDCDIKAGGVAALYGQLGHRVKFVSVTNGDAGHHEMGGGPLAQRRYAEAQAAAEVIGTLEYELLDNHDGELMPTLENRYKVIRTIREFRPDLIMTHRPNDYHPDHRYTSTLVQDAAYMVTVPNICALTPHLRKNPVIVYLSDGFMKPYPFTPDVVVGIDAVVEQKIDMLHCHVSQFYEWLPYNGGTLDAVPTDESARRAWLAERLLNRFSDTAEKYRDLLIALYGEEAGARIKYAEAFEGCEYGASLTAENIPTLFPFFT comes from the coding sequence ATGTCAAAAAAACAGATAAATGTTTTGGTTTTCGGGGCACATCCCGATGATTGTGATATTAAAGCTGGCGGTGTCGCGGCTTTGTATGGGCAGCTGGGACACCGTGTTAAGTTTGTCTCTGTTACAAACGGCGATGCTGGGCACCACGAAATGGGTGGCGGTCCTTTAGCACAACGGCGATATGCCGAAGCACAAGCCGCCGCCGAAGTTATCGGAACCCTTGAATATGAACTGCTGGACAATCACGATGGCGAACTGATGCCGACGTTGGAAAACCGATATAAGGTTATTCGTACAATACGTGAATTCCGTCCAGATTTGATTATGACGCACCGCCCGAACGATTATCATCCCGACCATCGGTATACATCAACGTTGGTGCAAGATGCGGCGTATATGGTTACGGTGCCGAATATCTGCGCGCTCACGCCGCATCTGAGGAAAAATCCTGTTATTGTCTATTTGAGCGACGGTTTCATGAAACCCTATCCGTTCACGCCGGATGTTGTTGTCGGCATTGATGCTGTTGTTGAACAGAAGATTGATATGCTCCACTGCCACGTCTCGCAGTTTTACGAGTGGCTTCCTTACAACGGTGGCACATTAGACGCTGTTCCTACTGACGAATCGGCGCGGCGCGCATGGCTTGCCGAACGGTTGTTGAATCGTTTTAGCGATACTGCTGAAAAGTATCGAGATTTGTTGATAGCACTCTATGGCGAAGAAGCAGGCGCGCGGATCAAATATGCTGAGGCATTTGAGGGATGCGAATACGGAGCATCACTCACGGCAGAAAATATCCCAACCCTCTTCCCGTTTTTCACATAA
- a CDS encoding RNA methyltransferase has product MIDYDKVVDFLERENLNANVVSRFKQAYHAFQETGKWHPAYEIFVTGWQQLDGVMLMEPKDTPNGDYQVHLRATTERGLRELLMAFPRGRTGLFPLREKWIADRLQDLLDGETVQNSTGSFYRGVKRGSSRGSEQRAVSKRKDTVVSHLRKLASLKGKLDHAQFVIEGHLTVKRAVEGGLPIQMLLYTTEFVTTSEGKDLLKRAATENLSFYQVSNGVMGSVTTTRPVPSIIASVHLNYPNFLSESGDLNFHFSPKCLLLIAENIGNPDNLGMTLRTADAAGVSAVLLSGEGANPFHKNCIRASRGAVGRLPLFYTPDTVSVIQALHSVGWSVLGATASAKNLLYEIEFSLPTAIVVGNENTGLSVETRQRCTELVRIPMAPGQSSLNVGVAAGVLLYELMRQHRI; this is encoded by the coding sequence ATGATAGACTACGATAAGGTCGTTGATTTCTTGGAAAGAGAGAACCTGAATGCAAACGTGGTGTCACGTTTCAAGCAGGCATATCATGCCTTCCAGGAAACAGGCAAATGGCATCCTGCCTATGAGATATTTGTTACAGGCTGGCAGCAGCTTGACGGGGTTATGCTCATGGAACCGAAGGATACACCCAACGGCGATTACCAAGTTCATCTCAGGGCGACAACCGAACGCGGTTTAAGAGAACTCCTGATGGCTTTTCCACGAGGTCGCACAGGTCTGTTCCCTCTCAGAGAAAAATGGATAGCAGATAGACTCCAGGACCTTTTAGATGGGGAAACGGTTCAGAACAGTACCGGCTCTTTTTATCGAGGTGTCAAACGAGGCAGCAGCAGAGGATCGGAACAACGCGCTGTCTCAAAACGGAAAGATACAGTCGTTTCGCACCTTCGCAAGTTAGCCTCACTGAAAGGCAAACTTGACCACGCGCAATTCGTCATTGAAGGACATCTAACAGTGAAGCGAGCCGTGGAAGGTGGGCTTCCAATCCAAATGCTTCTTTACACCACCGAATTTGTTACGACATCGGAAGGGAAGGATCTTCTCAAGCGCGCAGCAACAGAAAACCTATCCTTTTATCAGGTAAGCAACGGCGTGATGGGTTCGGTCACAACAACAAGACCTGTGCCATCAATAATCGCTTCCGTTCATCTTAACTATCCCAACTTCCTCTCAGAATCAGGAGACCTTAACTTTCACTTCAGTCCGAAATGTCTGTTACTCATCGCAGAGAATATCGGAAACCCTGACAATCTTGGGATGACACTACGAACAGCAGACGCGGCTGGTGTATCCGCTGTTCTGTTAAGCGGGGAAGGTGCGAACCCCTTTCATAAAAACTGCATCCGCGCCTCTCGCGGCGCAGTTGGACGTTTACCCCTATTTTATACACCAGACACCGTTAGTGTAATTCAAGCACTCCATTCGGTAGGTTGGTCCGTATTAGGTGCCACGGCAAGCGCCAAAAACCTGTTGTATGAGATAGAATTTTCGTTACCCACTGCAATCGTTGTGGGTAATGAGAACACCGGTCTTTCTGTTGAAACCCGTCAACGCTGCACAGAATTAGTCCGTATTCCAATGGCACCCGGACAATCGTCACTCAATGTCGGGGTCGCGGCGGGCGTTTTACTTTATGAATTAATGCGACAACACAGAATTTGA
- a CDS encoding Uma2 family endonuclease, translating to MDTSKSGLNMPYAPTDTADLYPETDGEPMAASDLHLEILIWLLQTLKAHFSQMPDVYVSGDILTYYTEGDQRAVVAPDVLVAFGIGQKHRHTYKVWEEGKVPDFVMEFSSKTTYQNDLTDKMDLYAALGVSNYLLYDAEALYLPSPLMGFRLVDGAYAPIPPSVEGGIHSDVLGLDFHIRERRLAVYNPVGQKWLQTPAEAAEARAEQETIARQKESTRANTAEARAEQETIARQKAEEEVEQLREQLTRLQARS from the coding sequence ATGGATACCTCCAAAAGCGGGCTCAACATGCCTTACGCACCCACAGACACGGCAGACCTCTACCCCGAAACGGACGGTGAACCTATGGCAGCCAGCGACCTCCACCTCGAAATCCTCATCTGGCTTTTGCAGACCCTAAAGGCACACTTCTCCCAAATGCCCGATGTCTATGTCTCTGGTGATATTCTCACGTATTACACCGAGGGCGACCAGCGCGCGGTCGTCGCACCGGATGTCCTCGTAGCCTTCGGCATCGGTCAAAAGCATCGACATACTTACAAGGTATGGGAAGAGGGGAAAGTCCCTGACTTTGTCATGGAGTTTTCAAGCAAAACCACCTATCAAAACGATCTAACAGACAAGATGGACCTCTATGCTGCGCTCGGCGTATCGAATTATCTCCTCTATGATGCCGAGGCACTTTATCTTCCCTCGCCCTTGATGGGTTTTCGGTTGGTAGACGGTGCCTATGCTCCGATTCCGCCCAGTGTTGAGGGCGGTATCCATTCAGATGTACTCGGTTTAGATTTCCATATACGGGAGAGGCGTTTAGCGGTTTATAATCCAGTTGGGCAGAAGTGGCTCCAAACCCCAGCGGAAGCCGCAGAGGCACGCGCGGAACAAGAAACCATCGCACGACAGAAGGAAAGTACACGGGCAAACACCGCAGAGGCGCGCGCGGAACAAGAAACCATCGCACGACAGAAAGCCGAAGAAGAAGTAGAACAACTCAGAGAACAACTCACACGTTTACAAGCACGCTCCTAA
- a CDS encoding DPP IV N-terminal domain-containing protein has translation MSSIIKAMTDMEAIKIKGHLTYITFGTILILWHFLFSVNLYVYASDVPYIAFSSNRDGDYDIYIMDIKGKNLQNLTNSPTHEFKPAFSPDGQRMAYVSSRHDGYSEIYVMNLRTKVSYRLTHHPRHDNNPAWSPDGRWIAFDSNREATYHIYKIQPDGKNLQQLTHGVVDRNYNAAWSPDSRSIAFASSREVPGIYIMDADGGNPRRLPNQPQRGHMPSWSPDGKQIAFSDRMLGGHRDPLLGGGQDIYTLNVDGSQLRRRTRHPSMDIFPDWSPDGRSIVYYSRWNQKYDIYLIEGGLGRHGGRLTRHPADDKYPTWMPAGSLPVSPAAETQTTLWGRLKQSVQD, from the coding sequence GTGAGTTCGATAATAAAAGCAATGACAGACATGGAGGCTATAAAAATCAAAGGGCACCTGACTTATATCACGTTTGGAACGATCCTGATTTTGTGGCATTTCCTGTTTTCGGTAAACCTCTATGTCTACGCATCCGATGTTCCCTACATTGCTTTCAGTTCCAACCGAGATGGAGATTATGACATCTACATCATGGATATAAAAGGAAAGAATCTCCAGAACTTAACAAACAGCCCAACGCATGAGTTTAAACCAGCGTTTTCACCGGACGGACAGCGGATGGCTTATGTTTCCTCTCGGCATGATGGCTATAGCGAAATCTATGTGATGAATCTCAGGACAAAGGTATCCTACCGCTTGACGCACCATCCGAGGCATGACAATAATCCCGCATGGTCCCCAGATGGGCGATGGATCGCGTTTGACTCTAATAGAGAAGCGACGTATCACATCTATAAAATCCAACCTGATGGCAAGAATCTACAACAACTGACGCACGGGGTGGTGGATAGAAACTACAACGCGGCTTGGTCCCCTGATAGCCGATCAATCGCTTTTGCTTCTTCCAGAGAGGTTCCTGGCATCTATATCATGGATGCGGATGGCGGAAATCCGAGACGACTCCCAAACCAACCGCAACGGGGACACATGCCCTCATGGTCGCCGGATGGCAAACAGATCGCTTTTAGTGATAGGATGTTAGGAGGACATCGGGATCCCCTTTTAGGAGGAGGTCAGGATATCTACACACTAAACGTAGACGGGAGTCAGCTCAGGCGGCGGACACGCCATCCATCTATGGACATATTTCCGGATTGGAGTCCTGACGGACGATCAATTGTTTACTATTCCAGGTGGAATCAAAAATATGACATTTATCTTATAGAAGGTGGGCTTGGGCGACATGGCGGTCGATTGACGCGCCATCCGGCAGATGATAAGTATCCAACGTGGATGCCTGCGGGTTCTCTCCCTGTTTCACCGGCTGCTGAGACACAAACGACACTCTGGGGTAGGTTGAAGCAGTCTGTCCAGGACTAA
- a CDS encoding geranylgeranylglyceryl/heptaprenylglyceryl phosphate synthase has product MRSNWVLDYFHEVLKKHRAGYFVLIDPEQCEVEKCVKLAREIEQAGADAILLGGSFLTSDLHPIAKALKQEIKLPLVLFPGDSMHLTPHADAILYISLISGRNPNYLISEQVKAAPWIQRYALKPIPTGYMLIEGGNKTAVEFMSGTMPIPRDKPDIAGPHALAAQYLGMQMVYLEAGSGAKHPVPDGMIAAVKEQISIPLIVGGGIRTPEIAAEKVEAGADFIVTGNILEQNGSFELMEAFANAVHG; this is encoded by the coding sequence TTGAGATCAAATTGGGTTCTTGACTACTTCCACGAGGTACTGAAAAAACACCGTGCTGGCTATTTCGTTCTGATCGATCCAGAGCAGTGCGAAGTTGAAAAATGCGTCAAACTTGCAAGGGAAATTGAACAGGCAGGCGCAGATGCAATTTTGCTCGGCGGCAGTTTCTTAACGAGCGATTTGCACCCTATTGCGAAAGCCCTCAAGCAGGAAATCAAACTCCCACTCGTTCTGTTTCCCGGTGATTCGATGCACCTCACACCCCATGCTGATGCGATTCTATACATCAGTCTTATAAGTGGGCGCAACCCGAATTATCTCATTAGCGAACAGGTCAAAGCCGCACCGTGGATACAACGTTACGCACTCAAACCCATCCCTACCGGCTACATGCTTATTGAGGGCGGCAACAAAACCGCTGTTGAATTTATGAGCGGCACGATGCCTATCCCACGTGATAAACCAGACATCGCGGGACCGCATGCATTGGCGGCGCAGTACCTCGGTATGCAGATGGTATATTTGGAGGCGGGAAGTGGCGCGAAACACCCTGTCCCAGATGGAATGATAGCGGCGGTGAAGGAACAAATTAGCATTCCACTAATCGTCGGTGGAGGCATCCGCACACCGGAAATCGCCGCGGAAAAAGTAGAAGCGGGTGCCGATTTCATCGTCACAGGTAATATCCTTGAACAAAACGGATCCTTTGAACTCATGGAGGCGTTCGCTAACGCCGTTCACGGGTAA
- the prmA gene encoding 50S ribosomal protein L11 methyltransferase: protein MNWAKITVTTSQEASEAVAHCLFEMNATGVELQDSTASTINLIAHYPLDDRVGARMQRLRDLLTELPTWGIEPHPATIDLQHVKSEKWEETWKAAFPPQRVGKRILITPTWHDTQPNETDILIQLDPGMAFGTGYHPTTRLSLELLEPTVEPHHNIADIGTGSGILTIAAVKLGAKHADAIELDPTAIPVASENFQANGVASQVYLSQGDGLKGMGSKYHLIIGNILTKAILPIIPHCAPRLHPEGIVIFSGILETELAQIQSALEANRFEILEVISETEDSITWVGIKAAL from the coding sequence ATGAACTGGGCAAAAATTACAGTAACGACCTCTCAAGAGGCATCCGAAGCCGTCGCACACTGTCTCTTTGAAATGAACGCAACCGGTGTTGAACTCCAGGACAGCACCGCGTCCACAATAAACCTCATCGCGCACTACCCTTTAGATGACAGAGTCGGGGCGCGGATGCAGAGGCTCCGCGACCTTCTTACAGAACTTCCAACGTGGGGCATCGAACCACATCCCGCCACGATTGACTTACAACATGTCAAATCTGAAAAATGGGAAGAAACCTGGAAAGCCGCCTTTCCACCGCAGCGTGTCGGAAAACGGATTCTCATCACACCGACGTGGCACGATACTCAGCCCAATGAAACAGACATCCTGATTCAACTCGACCCGGGCATGGCATTCGGCACGGGGTACCACCCAACGACGCGACTCTCTCTCGAACTATTAGAACCCACCGTCGAACCGCACCACAATATCGCCGACATCGGGACAGGTTCCGGTATCCTAACGATCGCTGCTGTCAAGTTAGGCGCGAAACACGCTGACGCTATCGAACTCGATCCGACAGCAATTCCTGTTGCATCAGAAAACTTTCAGGCGAATGGTGTTGCATCACAGGTGTACTTGTCTCAAGGTGATGGACTCAAGGGAATGGGAAGCAAATACCATCTTATTATTGGAAATATCTTAACAAAGGCGATTCTTCCAATCATTCCGCACTGTGCACCGCGGTTGCATCCCGAAGGCATCGTCATTTTTTCTGGGATTTTGGAGACCGAACTTGCGCAGATTCAATCGGCTTTAGAGGCGAATCGGTTTGAAATCCTTGAGGTTATCAGCGAAACAGAAGACAGTATCACTTGGGTTGGAATCAAAGCTGCGCTCTGA
- the dnaJ gene encoding molecular chaperone DnaJ, producing MRQKRDYYEILNVNRDADEDEIKKAYRKLAIQFHPDKNPGDKEAEDKFKEATEAYEVLRDPEKRGRYDRFGHAGLDDLGTDFGGFSVNLDDIFGDVFGDLLGGFGGSRRAPKRGRSLQYNLEVSLEDVIHGKQVTLQVPRIESCPECGGSGARRGTNVVTCPQCHGRGQVSQSQGFFTMSRTCPRCRGEGEIIQEPCQSCGGRGAVRNTRDIKLNVEKGVDTGFKYQLRGEGEAGIHGAPSGDLFVVINVLPHQRFQRDRNDLITSARISFIQAALGGKITVESIDGEEELDIPPGTQYGAQLRIPNKGVPHYKRSYSGDLVVRMEIETPEHLNAEERRVLEEFAKLRGESYQHEHGGFWDKLLGRHEDEEDQ from the coding sequence ATGAGACAAAAACGCGACTATTATGAGATTCTGAATGTGAACCGTGATGCCGACGAAGACGAAATAAAAAAGGCTTACCGTAAACTCGCTATTCAATTCCACCCCGACAAAAATCCTGGCGACAAAGAAGCCGAGGACAAATTCAAGGAAGCTACAGAGGCTTATGAGGTACTACGTGATCCTGAAAAACGGGGACGTTACGATAGGTTCGGTCACGCAGGACTTGATGATCTGGGGACCGACTTCGGAGGCTTTAGCGTAAATCTTGATGACATTTTCGGGGATGTCTTTGGCGACCTCTTAGGTGGATTCGGCGGCAGCCGACGCGCCCCCAAGCGTGGACGCAGCTTGCAATACAACTTAGAAGTCTCGCTGGAGGATGTCATCCATGGCAAACAGGTCACACTTCAGGTACCACGAATTGAATCGTGTCCTGAATGTGGAGGCAGTGGGGCAAGACGGGGAACGAATGTTGTAACGTGTCCACAATGTCACGGCAGAGGGCAAGTCAGCCAGTCCCAAGGTTTTTTCACAATGTCCCGCACCTGCCCAAGATGCCGTGGCGAAGGTGAAATTATTCAAGAACCCTGTCAGTCTTGTGGTGGGAGAGGTGCTGTCCGAAATACGCGCGACATTAAGTTGAACGTTGAGAAAGGTGTTGACACCGGCTTCAAATATCAATTGCGAGGTGAAGGCGAAGCAGGGATACACGGCGCGCCTTCGGGCGATCTATTTGTCGTTATCAATGTCTTACCACACCAGCGTTTCCAACGCGATCGAAACGATCTGATTACATCAGCCAGAATCTCATTCATCCAAGCCGCCCTTGGAGGGAAAATTACAGTTGAGAGCATAGATGGAGAGGAAGAATTAGATATTCCACCCGGTACACAGTACGGCGCACAACTCCGTATCCCCAACAAAGGGGTTCCACATTACAAACGCTCCTACTCAGGCGATCTGGTTGTGAGAATGGAGATTGAAACGCCAGAACACCTCAACGCCGAGGAGCGAAGGGTGTTAGAAGAATTTGCAAAATTGCGCGGAGAATCCTATCAGCACGAACACGGTGGATTCTGGGATAAATTGCTGGGTAGACACGAAGACGAAGAAGACCAATAG
- a CDS encoding phosphoribosylformylglycinamidine synthase subunit PurS, which produces MKNWKVEVYYKPEVPDTVGQGILEDIADLGISGIDSVRTATVYWIEGALDAQTIDRIGAELLADPITQAYTSAAQDDPATGWTLEVQFKPGVTDAVGDSTVKGIKDLGITSVTAVRTGHKYWLTGSLNAEVLETIAQRLLMNDVIQTFSYQAPSS; this is translated from the coding sequence ATGAAAAACTGGAAAGTTGAAGTCTATTATAAACCCGAAGTCCCCGACACGGTCGGGCAGGGCATTCTTGAAGACATCGCCGATCTCGGCATCAGTGGCATCGATTCTGTCCGCACAGCCACGGTTTACTGGATCGAAGGCGCGCTCGATGCGCAAACTATTGACCGAATTGGTGCTGAACTCCTCGCCGATCCTATCACACAAGCATACACTTCTGCTGCTCAAGATGACCCCGCAACAGGTTGGACGCTTGAAGTACAATTCAAACCCGGTGTCACTGACGCAGTGGGCGATAGCACTGTCAAAGGCATCAAAGACTTAGGCATCACAAGCGTTACTGCTGTCCGGACGGGACATAAATACTGGTTGACAGGCTCCCTGAACGCCGAAGTCCTTGAGACCATTGCACAGCGTCTTCTCATGAACGATGTCATCCAAACGTTCTCCTATCAAGCACCTTCATCGTAA
- a CDS encoding geranylgeranylglycerol-phosphate geranylgeranyltransferase, giving the protein MKTLIAYLELTRPLNGIIAFISAWLGGMFASQGRIENLVDIRLLLVSVSALVLLSAGNAINDYCDYNIDRINRPQRPLPSGRIRRADALIFAIVLIVIGIWLGALINKNATGIAILVFVALVSYAFWLKRTPFVGNLVVSGLTGLTFIAGGVAIDSVQGTLIPAIFAFLFTMAREIVKDLEDTEGDLKNNVKTLATLNPRIAAWIAISFMALVILFSPIPYLFGWYSWHYLIVVVLGVDLVLIGLAIRLWRDVSRESCAFIQRWMKWDIFVGLGAIYIGTFL; this is encoded by the coding sequence ATGAAGACGTTGATTGCATATCTCGAACTCACACGTCCACTTAACGGAATTATCGCTTTTATCTCTGCATGGCTTGGCGGGATGTTCGCTAGTCAAGGAAGGATAGAAAACCTTGTGGATATCCGACTCCTATTGGTTTCGGTCTCTGCGCTCGTCTTGCTTTCTGCTGGGAACGCCATAAATGATTATTGTGATTACAACATTGACCGGATCAATCGTCCACAGCGACCACTACCTTCTGGGCGAATTCGGCGCGCTGATGCATTGATTTTCGCTATTGTCCTTATCGTTATCGGTATCTGGTTAGGAGCACTGATTAACAAAAACGCAACAGGCATCGCAATCCTCGTGTTTGTTGCACTTGTGAGTTATGCTTTCTGGTTGAAACGTACGCCTTTCGTCGGTAATTTAGTTGTCAGCGGATTAACAGGTTTAACCTTCATTGCTGGCGGCGTAGCAATAGACTCAGTCCAAGGCACGCTAATTCCAGCGATCTTCGCTTTCCTGTTCACAATGGCACGGGAGATTGTCAAAGACCTTGAGGATACAGAAGGCGATCTAAAAAACAACGTGAAAACACTTGCGACCCTCAATCCACGGATTGCCGCGTGGATAGCAATCAGCTTTATGGCACTGGTTATCCTGTTTAGCCCCATTCCGTATCTATTCGGGTGGTATTCATGGCACTACCTGATTGTCGTTGTGCTGGGTGTCGATCTGGTGCTCATCGGGTTGGCAATTCGTCTATGGCGAGATGTATCCAGAGAAAGTTGCGCGTTCATCCAACGCTGGATGAAATGGGATATATTCGTCGGACTCGGCGCAATCTACATTGGAACGTTTCTATGA